In Chryseobacterium gotjawalense, the following are encoded in one genomic region:
- a CDS encoding shikimate kinase: MIISLIGYMGSGKSHISKLLSQKLHFKLIDLDREIFLKNSMTIPEIFEKKGEIYFRKQERLLLEEIFATEKDCILSLGGGTPAYYNNIELITQKSESIYLRSSVRTLTERLLKQKQKRPLIAKIPDEDLPEFIAKHLFERQVFYGQAKYTVATDAKTPEEIADEIIALI, from the coding sequence ATGATAATTTCACTCATCGGGTATATGGGCAGCGGCAAATCTCACATTTCCAAACTTTTGAGCCAAAAACTTCACTTCAAATTAATTGACTTAGACCGGGAAATATTTTTGAAAAACAGTATGACGATTCCCGAAATCTTCGAAAAAAAGGGTGAAATCTACTTTAGAAAACAAGAAAGACTTCTTTTAGAAGAAATTTTTGCCACCGAAAAAGATTGCATTTTAAGTTTAGGTGGTGGCACTCCGGCTTATTATAACAATATTGAACTCATTACCCAAAAAAGCGAAAGTATTTATTTACGAAGTTCAGTAAGAACATTGACGGAAAGACTGTTAAAACAAAAGCAAAAACGTCCGTTGATTGCAAAAATCCCTGATGAAGATCTCCCTGAATTTATTGCGAAACATCTTTTTGAAAGACAGGTTTTCTACGGCCAGGCAAAATATACCGTAGCCACAGATGCTAAAACTCCTGAAGAAATCGCCGATGAAATCATTGCCTTAATTTAA
- a CDS encoding RNA-binding S4 domain-containing protein: MRIDKFLWCVRFYKTRSIAADEIKKNRVSLAGQTVKSSREVKDGDLVKIRKNQIDYQIKIIQIPKSRIGPKLVPLHIEDRTEKEQYEILKLRNLNQEHYRNKGEGRPTKKDRRELDGFVAGDSSSDMENSDWDLFFSDVDDSKED; this comes from the coding sequence ATGAGAATAGATAAGTTTTTATGGTGTGTTCGTTTTTATAAAACCAGAAGCATTGCTGCAGATGAGATTAAAAAGAACAGAGTCTCACTCGCAGGTCAGACTGTAAAATCCTCCAGAGAGGTGAAAGACGGAGATTTGGTTAAAATTAGAAAAAACCAGATCGACTACCAGATTAAAATTATACAGATTCCTAAAAGCAGAATAGGTCCAAAATTGGTTCCGCTCCATATCGAAGACCGCACGGAAAAAGAACAATATGAAATTCTGAAATTACGAAATCTCAATCAGGAACATTACCGAAACAAAGGAGAAGGCAGACCCACCAAAAAAGACCGACGGGAACTTGATGGCTTTGTCGCAGGAGACAGCAGTTCTGACATGGAAAACAGTGACTGGGACCTATTTTTCAGTGATGTAGATGACTCTAAGGAAGATTAA
- the recO gene encoding DNA repair protein RecO, whose product MQTQNCFLLSYLKYGDNDAVLHCFTIENGFQSFFAKGIYSAKNKMKPYLFPLNLLNITVSKTGTENRISRISKIDLAPGHYDFQGVALNSILFFTADFLHQVLREEGKNILLFKEIESVRKEISAQNYDAYLAFVFKFLSISGVAPLYGDQKFLNPESGIFEDAVSHPFFDEAISALWKRFLNSPNTYEIQLKRDERSSFLDALMIYCRIHITGFYTPNSLAVVRQIFE is encoded by the coding sequence ATGCAAACTCAAAACTGTTTTCTTCTTTCTTATTTAAAATATGGCGATAATGATGCAGTCTTGCATTGTTTCACCATCGAAAACGGTTTTCAGAGTTTTTTTGCAAAAGGAATTTATTCAGCCAAGAATAAAATGAAACCCTATCTTTTTCCGCTTAATTTATTAAATATAACTGTTTCTAAAACTGGTACAGAAAATAGAATATCCCGAATTTCAAAAATAGACTTGGCTCCCGGTCATTATGATTTTCAGGGAGTTGCCTTGAATTCTATTTTGTTTTTTACTGCTGATTTCTTACATCAGGTTTTACGCGAAGAAGGAAAAAATATATTGCTGTTTAAAGAAATAGAATCAGTAAGAAAAGAAATCAGCGCTCAAAATTACGATGCGTATTTGGCTTTTGTTTTTAAGTTTCTTTCCATCTCAGGAGTTGCACCGTTGTATGGTGATCAGAAATTTCTAAATCCGGAAAGTGGAATATTTGAAGATGCTGTTTCTCATCCTTTTTTTGATGAAGCTATTTCTGCGTTGTGGAAAAGATTTTTAAATAGCCCTAATACTTATGAAATCCAGCTGAAGCGTGACGAAAGAAGCTCGTTTCTGGATGCACTGATGATTTATTGCCGGATTCACATCACCGGTTTCTACACACCGAATTCCTTAGCGGTCGTTCGGCAGATTTTCGAATAG
- the porZ gene encoding type IX secretion system anionic LPS delivery protein PorZ has translation MKKILPFLLFFFSLNFSAQKISSAKWSDLFSYNNVLAIREDSGKLIAATENGIFFYTPATGEITKLSKANGLHEVKISAFDYNPETKFGLVGYKNGSLDVITPEGITYVVDIPIATGYSGDKKINHISITGNLAVISVGYGVSVFRLDKKEFGDSAFFINGGTYQASREAVIKDNFVYAATSTGLKKHEMNVTFPIYTSWDTVAGGSFTQIATGSILAYANVNTVTYGDGTTFSTLPQSFLNIQDVIVTPQNIIVADLNEVSVFGITGNLIKSYSTAEQLNTGFFSFSKIYAGTKVSGILNENGDVLKPDGPYNNTSYKISLIDDKLYVSTGNRTNRYNDASPSAKNLGFYYFTGSEWIYPSFFVNSSLGFNVMDVVANPSDMTEVFFTNYIPTSSQGVYRMKYDPSRKDFEVKKVYTTGKDFYHGRPLGLAYDEKNNLFGTVAYLDIENNAGNSGMMAYDKSSDSFSYKSLKMGTGVQKPLISDGYIWIPLPRDAALATVNYKGTSSVLDDDIYFVRKMAGLPASSEGIISVAMDRSGDLWIGTDSGVRILSSAVSNIQNNPSVDPIIIEENNVGEELFRDSSILQIEVDSGNQKWISINEGGVFYLNSSGEKTINRFTKENSPLPTNSVTDIKVDSKTGKVYFVTLDGVVVYQGDVLEVTENFGDVLVYPNPVVYAQYKGNVRIRGLAAKTNIRITDAAGNLVHQVVARGGSYEWNLANHRGVRVASGIYFVLMTNEDGTDTSTAKIAVVN, from the coding sequence ATGAAAAAAATACTGCCATTTTTACTTTTTTTCTTTTCACTGAATTTTTCTGCGCAAAAAATTTCCTCGGCCAAATGGTCAGATTTATTTTCTTACAATAATGTTTTGGCTATTCGGGAAGACAGTGGGAAACTCATTGCAGCCACAGAAAATGGAATCTTTTTCTACACTCCGGCGACAGGTGAGATCACCAAATTATCAAAAGCCAACGGACTCCATGAAGTGAAGATTTCCGCCTTTGATTATAACCCCGAAACCAAATTTGGACTGGTAGGGTACAAAAACGGATCATTAGATGTGATTACGCCCGAAGGGATTACGTATGTTGTAGATATTCCCATTGCAACAGGATATAGTGGTGATAAAAAGATCAATCATATTTCTATTACAGGGAATTTAGCCGTAATTTCAGTCGGTTATGGGGTTTCCGTTTTCAGATTAGATAAAAAAGAATTTGGCGACTCTGCCTTTTTTATAAATGGAGGTACTTATCAGGCGTCCAGAGAAGCAGTAATTAAAGATAATTTCGTTTACGCTGCCACCTCTACTGGTTTGAAAAAGCATGAAATGAATGTGACCTTTCCAATTTATACCAGTTGGGATACGGTTGCAGGTGGAAGTTTTACCCAAATTGCTACAGGAAGTATTTTAGCTTATGCTAACGTCAATACGGTGACATACGGAGATGGAACCACATTTTCGACATTGCCACAGAGTTTTTTAAATATTCAGGATGTTATTGTAACTCCCCAAAATATCATTGTTGCAGATTTAAATGAAGTTTCAGTTTTCGGAATTACCGGCAATCTGATAAAATCATATTCAACAGCCGAGCAGCTGAATACAGGATTTTTCTCCTTTTCAAAAATTTATGCAGGTACTAAAGTTTCGGGAATTTTAAATGAAAACGGTGATGTTTTAAAACCAGATGGACCTTATAATAACACATCATACAAAATTTCCTTAATAGACGATAAACTTTATGTTTCAACGGGCAATAGAACAAACAGATATAATGACGCATCTCCAAGTGCTAAAAATCTTGGTTTTTATTATTTCACGGGTTCAGAATGGATATATCCGAGCTTTTTTGTTAACAGCTCATTAGGATTTAATGTGATGGATGTAGTCGCTAATCCGTCGGATATGACAGAAGTATTTTTTACAAATTATATCCCAACGAGTAGTCAAGGTGTATATAGAATGAAATATGATCCCTCTCGAAAAGATTTTGAGGTAAAGAAAGTGTACACAACAGGAAAAGATTTTTATCATGGTAGGCCTCTAGGTCTTGCATACGATGAAAAAAATAATCTTTTTGGTACTGTTGCCTATTTGGATATTGAAAATAATGCAGGAAATTCTGGAATGATGGCTTATGACAAATCTTCGGATTCATTTTCTTATAAAAGCCTTAAGATGGGGACAGGAGTACAGAAACCTTTAATTTCTGATGGCTATATTTGGATACCCCTACCTAGAGATGCTGCTTTGGCTACAGTAAATTATAAAGGGACCTCAAGTGTCTTGGATGATGACATTTATTTTGTACGAAAAATGGCAGGTTTACCAGCAAGCTCAGAGGGGATAATCTCAGTAGCGATGGATCGTTCAGGTGACTTGTGGATTGGGACTGATAGTGGAGTGAGGATTCTTTCTTCTGCAGTATCAAATATTCAAAATAATCCCAGTGTAGATCCCATAATAATTGAAGAAAATAATGTTGGTGAAGAGCTGTTTCGAGATAGCAGTATTTTACAGATCGAAGTAGATAGTGGAAATCAAAAATGGATATCAATTAATGAGGGTGGAGTCTTCTATTTAAATTCATCAGGAGAAAAGACGATTAATCGTTTTACAAAAGAAAATTCCCCTCTTCCCACTAATAGTGTTACCGACATTAAGGTGGATAGTAAAACAGGAAAAGTATATTTTGTTACCTTAGACGGAGTGGTCGTATACCAAGGCGATGTTTTGGAAGTTACTGAAAACTTCGGCGATGTTTTAGTGTATCCAAATCCTGTCGTTTATGCCCAGTATAAAGGAAATGTGCGAATTCGGGGTTTAGCCGCAAAGACAAATATCAGAATCACCGATGCAGCTGGTAATTTGGTTCATCAGGTCGTAGCACGCGGTGGATCTTATGAGTGGAATCTTGCTAATCATCGCGGTGTGCGGGTAGCATCTGGAATTTATTTTGTCTTAATGACCAATGAAGATGGAACAGATACCTCCACTGCCAAAATAGCGGTGGTGAATTAA
- a CDS encoding bifunctional metallophosphatase/5'-nucleotidase, whose amino-acid sequence MNRKQFLKTLGGGTLAMTLAPNLLMAENFIALNLASENQLTILHTNDQHSRIEPFDSSYTRNPNQGGFARRAALIQKIRSQESNVLLLDSGDTFQGTPYFNFFGGELEFKLMSMMGYDASTMGNHDFDNGLQGFKKVRPNAKFPFICSNYDFKNTILDGETEKYKIFNKNGIKVGIFGVGIELAGLVGKKDYGETEFLDPIEIAQHYADFLRNEKKCDMVICLSHIGYDYKDDPKKVSDKILAANTDGIDLILGGHTHTFLPEPQSFLNRSGKNVLVNQVGWAGLLLGKITFYFDKNKKVKNISWNNQVIDDRILV is encoded by the coding sequence ATGAATAGGAAACAGTTTCTAAAAACCCTTGGTGGTGGAACATTGGCGATGACATTGGCGCCCAATCTTTTGATGGCCGAGAATTTCATAGCTTTAAATCTGGCTTCAGAAAATCAACTTACCATACTTCATACTAACGATCAACACAGCAGAATTGAACCTTTTGATTCCAGTTACACACGCAATCCTAACCAAGGTGGTTTTGCACGACGAGCTGCTTTAATCCAAAAAATAAGAAGTCAGGAAAGCAATGTTCTTTTGCTGGATTCCGGTGATACTTTTCAGGGTACGCCCTATTTTAATTTTTTTGGGGGCGAACTGGAATTTAAGCTAATGTCGATGATGGGTTATGATGCTTCTACCATGGGAAATCACGATTTCGACAATGGCTTGCAGGGATTTAAAAAAGTAAGACCAAACGCGAAGTTTCCATTTATTTGTTCCAATTATGATTTTAAAAATACCATTCTCGATGGTGAAACTGAAAAGTATAAGATCTTTAATAAAAACGGAATTAAAGTCGGGATTTTCGGAGTCGGAATTGAGCTGGCTGGTTTAGTGGGCAAGAAAGATTATGGTGAAACGGAATTTCTGGATCCCATCGAAATCGCACAACATTACGCAGACTTTTTAAGAAATGAAAAAAAATGCGATATGGTAATTTGTTTATCCCATATCGGATATGATTATAAAGACGATCCCAAGAAAGTTTCGGATAAGATCTTAGCAGCAAATACAGACGGCATCGATTTGATTTTAGGAGGTCATACCCATACTTTTTTGCCGGAACCACAATCTTTTTTGAACCGATCCGGGAAGAATGTTTTGGTCAATCAGGTGGGTTGGGCAGGACTGCTTTTAGGTAAAATTACCTTTTATTTCGACAAAAATAAAAAAGTGAAAAATATTTCATGGAACAATCAAGTTATAGATGATCGTATTTTAGTATAA
- a CDS encoding 5'-nucleotidase C-terminal domain-containing protein produces the protein MKTKYLIFGVALLSVISCRTPLNVANVQTEKNIALSTDLPEDALFTKTIAPYKAELEGKMNKIISHTSVDLTKEGDNSTLGNLLADYTFEGADEWAKKNGITNGVDAAVINIGGIRTTIGAGDILTRQIYEVMPFENEVIIVKMKGSDLQGLFDYYLKTLKNNPVSHLYIETENGMNVKELVNGKEVEPGQTYYIATSDYLALGGDNMDYFKKGEMIPTGIKLRDLFLEKFIANPEIKVPTDLRLNFKNKKNKIDE, from the coding sequence ATGAAGACAAAATATCTCATTTTTGGGGTAGCGCTTTTATCGGTTATTTCGTGTAGAACGCCGCTGAATGTTGCCAATGTGCAGACCGAGAAAAATATTGCGCTATCGACAGATTTACCGGAAGATGCTTTATTCACAAAGACCATAGCGCCTTATAAAGCTGAACTGGAAGGAAAAATGAATAAAATAATTTCCCATACTTCGGTGGATTTAACGAAAGAAGGAGACAACAGTACTCTGGGAAATCTCCTGGCAGATTATACTTTTGAAGGAGCTGATGAGTGGGCAAAAAAAAATGGAATTACCAATGGAGTTGACGCTGCGGTAATTAATATCGGTGGTATCCGAACTACGATTGGAGCCGGCGATATTCTGACCAGACAGATTTATGAAGTCATGCCGTTTGAAAATGAAGTAATCATCGTGAAAATGAAAGGAAGTGATTTGCAGGGACTTTTCGATTATTACCTGAAAACACTGAAAAACAATCCTGTTTCTCATTTGTATATTGAAACTGAAAACGGAATGAATGTTAAGGAATTGGTGAACGGAAAAGAAGTAGAGCCGGGCCAAACCTATTATATTGCAACTTCTGATTATTTAGCGCTGGGTGGTGATAATATGGATTATTTTAAGAAAGGCGAAATGATTCCTACAGGAATAAAGTTACGGGATTTGTTTTTGGAGAAATTCATAGCCAATCCGGAAATTAAAGTTCCGACAGATCTGCGCCTTAATTTTAAAAACAAAAAAAATAAAATTGATGAATAG
- the dapA gene encoding 4-hydroxy-tetrahydrodipicolinate synthase has product MNNLKGLGVALVTPFNEDLSVDFDSLTKLVEYNITNGTNYLVVLGTTAEAATLSDEEKNAVIQHIIKVNNKRLPLVLGIGGNDTMQVKRQIEETDLSDFDAILSVSPYYNRPSQEGLYQHYKVLAGTGKQIIIYNVPSRTGQNVEASTTLRLAKDFPNLFLIKEAAANINQYFDILRQKPEHFNLVSGDDEYTLPVTLAGGHGVISVIGQGYPKEFSTMVQLAFDGKVKEAYEIHNKLVEITRLIFAEGNPAGIKTILAEMGIIKNHVRLPLVIATPGLQDKIKAEMAKI; this is encoded by the coding sequence ATGAACAATTTAAAAGGTCTTGGTGTGGCTCTGGTTACGCCTTTTAATGAAGATTTATCTGTAGATTTTGATTCTTTAACCAAATTGGTAGAGTACAATATCACCAACGGAACAAACTATTTGGTTGTGTTAGGAACGACCGCTGAAGCAGCTACCCTTTCTGACGAAGAGAAAAATGCAGTCATTCAACATATTATAAAGGTTAACAATAAACGTCTTCCTTTGGTTTTGGGAATTGGCGGAAATGATACGATGCAAGTGAAAAGACAAATCGAAGAGACCGATTTATCAGATTTCGACGCTATACTTTCGGTATCACCTTATTACAACAGACCGAGCCAGGAAGGACTTTATCAGCATTACAAAGTATTGGCAGGAACGGGCAAACAAATTATCATTTATAATGTTCCGTCGAGAACAGGCCAAAACGTTGAAGCGTCCACTACTTTAAGATTGGCTAAAGATTTTCCCAATTTATTTTTAATTAAAGAAGCTGCGGCAAACATCAATCAATATTTTGATATTCTGCGTCAAAAACCTGAACATTTCAACTTGGTTTCCGGTGATGATGAATATACGCTTCCGGTCACTTTAGCTGGCGGACATGGCGTGATTTCGGTGATTGGGCAAGGATATCCGAAAGAATTTTCAACCATGGTTCAATTGGCTTTTGATGGCAAAGTAAAAGAGGCGTATGAAATTCATAACAAATTAGTAGAAATTACAAGATTGATTTTCGCTGAAGGAAATCCGGCCGGAATTAAAACTATTTTAGCAGAAATGGGAATTATTAAAAACCATGTAAGATTACCTTTAGTAATTGCTACTCCAGGTTTACAGGATAAAATTAAAGCTGAAATGGCAAAAATATAA